A genome region from Thermoanaerobacterium xylanolyticum LX-11 includes the following:
- a CDS encoding tryptophan transporter yields the protein MDTRKTLREFVLCALLMAIGVVLHFITPAFMLNMRPDFMLSMLFISLMIVDDLKINYVTAIIAGILTALTGSMPGGQIANPIDKLVTSTIIILMLKVLRNRINDGIIAGVVGIIGTIISGSVFLGVVSIVAGLPGPFYLLMLTVVIPTAVVNTIVTVIGYYIIKKVSRSTLAINK from the coding sequence TTGGATACAAGAAAGACGTTGAGAGAGTTTGTACTTTGTGCACTGCTTATGGCTATTGGTGTAGTGCTGCATTTTATCACACCTGCTTTCATGCTAAATATGAGGCCAGATTTTATGCTTTCAATGCTTTTTATATCACTGATGATCGTTGACGATCTAAAAATCAATTATGTAACAGCGATCATCGCAGGAATATTGACGGCATTGACAGGATCTATGCCTGGGGGACAGATTGCAAATCCAATTGATAAACTTGTCACATCTACAATCATAATTTTGATGCTTAAAGTGTTAAGAAATAGAATAAATGATGGAATTATCGCTGGAGTAGTTGGTATCATAGGGACAATCATTTCAGGTTCTGTTTTTTTAGGCGTTGTATCAATTGTAGCAGGACTGCCGGGTCCATTTTACCTATTGATGTTGACGGTTGTAATACCTACAGCAGTAGTAAATACTATAGTTACAGTCATTGGATACTACATCATAAAAAAAGTCTCCAGGTCCACACTTGCTATAAATAAATAG